ACTGCCCGCCAGTCGCCTGATCGTGGGCGAGACCATCACGCCCAGCGGCCACTGGAGCACCTACCCGCCCCACAAGCACGAGACCGAACAGGGCGCCGAGAAGGCGCACGAGGAGATGTACTACTTCCGCGTGTCCAGCCCCGAGGGCTTCGGCCTGACCCGCCACTACTCCCCGGAACGCGGGTACGACCAGACGTACACCGTCCGCGACGACACCCTGCTGGCCATTCCGCACGGGTACCACACGTACACCAGCGCGCCCGGCTACCAGAGTTACTACCTGTGGTTCCTGGCCGGGGACGGCCGCACGCAGGGCGCGCAGATCGACCCGGACACCGCCTGGGTGCAGAAGACCGTGGGGATGGTCTGACATGACCCGTTCCCTCCCTGCGTTCACCTGTCCCGCGTCCACCCGGACGGATTCGGCGCACGCCCGGCCGGAGGCCGCGTGAACGCCCCCGACCCGCAGGCCGGGCGGCGCAGCCCGTTCGACCTGAGCGGCCGCGTGGCGCTGGTCACCGGCGGCAGCGTCGGCATCGGCGCGGCCATCGCCGCCGGACTGGCCCGCGCCGGGGCGGACGTGGCCGTGGTCACGCACTCCCGGCAGGACCCGGCCACGCAGGCCGCCATCGAGGCCGCCGGGGCGCGCTACGCGGCGTTCCAGGCGGACCTCGCCGCGCTGGACGGACCCGGCATGAACGACCTGATCGCGCGGGTCGAGGCGACACTCGGGCCGGTGGACATCCTGGTGAACAACGCCGGCATCATCCGCCGCGAGGCCGCCGAGCAGTACAGCGACGAGGACTGGGCGGCCGTGACCGAACTGAACCTGAACGCCGTGTGGCGCCTGAGCCGCGCCGCCGCGCACGGCATGCTCACGCGCGGGCACGGCCGGATCGTGAACATCGCCTCGCTGCTGTCCTTCCAGGGCGGCATTCGCGTGCCCGCCTACACCGCCAGCAAGCACGCGGTCGCCGGACTGACCAAGGCCCTGGCGAACGAGTGGGGCGCGCGCGGCGTGACCGTGAACGCCATTGCACCCGGCTACATCGCCACCGCGAACACCGACGCCCTGCGCGCCGACCCGGAACGCAACCGCAGCATCCTGGAACGCATTCCCGCCGGACGCTGGGGCGAGGCGCAGGACATCGCGGGCGCCGCCGTGTTCCTGGCGTCCGGCGCGGCCACCTACGTGAACGGCCACGTGCTGGTCGTGGACGGAGGCTGGCTTGCCCGCTGAGACCCGCACCCGGGACCTGCTGGCGCAGGTGAGCCGCGCCGGCGTGGTGGGCGTGCTGCGCGCCCCGCACGCCGACGCGGCCGTGCAGGCCACGCTGGCCGCCACCCGCGCGGGCCTGCAGGTGACCGAACTGACCTTCACGACGCCCGGCGTGACCGACGCCCTGCACGCCCTGAGCCGCGCGCTGCCCGCCGGGACGCTGCTGGGCGCCGGGACCGTCATGAACGCCGCGCAGGCCACCGCCGCCATCGAGGCCGGCGCGGCGTTCCTGGTCAGCCCGCACCTGGGCGAGGACGTGCTGCGCGTGGCGCTGGAGGCCGGCGTGCCGTACCTGCCGGGCGTCCTGACCCCCACCGAGATCGTGCGCGCCCTGACGCTGGGCGCCCCGGCCGTGAAACTGTTCCCGGCCGGATCGGCCGGCGGCGCCGCGTACCTGCGCGACCTGCTGGGGCCGCTGCCGCAGCTGCAGGTGATGGTCACGGGCGGCGTCCGCCCGGACGAGGTGGAAGCGTACCGGCACGCGGGCGCGCTGGCCGTGGGACTCGGCTCGAACCTGTACCCGAAAGCGGCCCTCACGCAGGGCGACTGGCTGGCCGTCGAGGACGCCACCCGCGCCGCGCTGATCCAGGCGGGCGCCGCGTGACACCCGGCACCCTCAGCCCCACCGACTTCAGCCCTGCCGCCTTCAGTCCGGCCGGTTCCAGGCCCACCGACCTGCTGGGCATCGGCGAGTGCATGGTGGAATTCCACGCGGCCCGGCCGCTCGGCGAGGCCGCGCACCTGACCCGCGCGTACGGCGGCGACGTCCTGAACGCCCTGATCAGCGCCGCGCGCCTGGGCAGCCGCGCCGCGTTCCTGTCACGCGTCGGGAACGACCCCTTCGGCCCGCCGCTGCGCCGCGCCTGGGCCGCCGAGGGCATCGACGTGACGCACGCGCCCCTGGTGCCCGGCGAGAACGGCGTGTACTTCATCAGCCTGCAACCCGGCGGGGAACGCGAATTCACGTACCGCCGCGCTGGCAGCGCCGCCAGCCTCCTGACCCCGGACGACGTGACCCCGCAGGCCGTGCAGGGCAGCCGCGCCGTGCTGCTCTCGGGCATCACGCAGGCCCTCTCGGCGTCCGCGCAGGCCGCCACGCTGCGCGCCGCCCGCCTGGCCCGCGAGGCCGGCACGCTCGTCGCCTTCGACCCCAACCACCGACCGCGCCTGTGGGAAGCCCGCGCCGGGCACGCCGCCCATCAGGCCGCCCGTGACGCCTGGACCGAACTGCTGCCGTTCGTGGACCTGCTGCTGCCCAGCTGGCCCGCCGACACCCTGTTCCTGGACCCGCAGGACGCGGCCACGCCCGAACGGAGCGCCGCCGCGTTCGCCGCGCTCGGCCCGGCCGTCGCCCTGAAAGCCGGAGGGGACGGCGCGTTCCTGCACGCCCGCAGCGGCGCGGCGCACGTTCCGGCGCAGGCGAACGTCACGGTCATCGACACGACCGGCGCGGGCGACGCCTGGAACGGCGCGTTCCTGCACGCCCTGCTGCGCGGCGACCCGCCCGCACAGGCCGCCGGACTGGCCCACCGGGTCGCGGCGCACTCGCTGCAATTCCGGGGCGCGGTGCCGCCACGCCCGGAGCGGCCCATCACGGAGCGGCCCATCACAGAGGGGCCCATCACAGAGCGGCCCATCACGGACCAGTCCAGCCCCGACCCTGACAGCCCAGCCCCGATCAGCCCAGCCCTGAACAGCCCAGCCCCGACCACACCCGACCCGACCACACCCTCACGCCCGGAGATGCCTGCATGACCGACACTGCCCCCACCGACCGCCCCCCCGCCGACCATCCCGCCGCGCCCGCCCCCCTGCTGCGCCTCGGGGACGACTGGTCGCCCGCCGAGCCCGGCGTGACCCGCAGACTCGTCGCGCGCGGCACCTCACTGATGGCCATGCAGGTCCGGTTCGAGAGCGGCGCCGCCGGAGCCCGCCACGCCCACCCGCACGAGCAACTGACGCTGGTGCTGTCCGGCCGGTTCCGGTTCGTGCTGGGCGACACCCCGCACGAGATCAGCGCCGGGCAGAGCCTCGCCATTCCCGGCGGCACCGAACACGAGGCGCTGGCCCTCGAGGCAGGCGAACTGCTCGACATGTTCAGCCCCGTCCGCGAGGACCTCGTCGGCCCGTGACCGCCCGCCACCGCTCCCACGACAGGTGACCCCATGACCCTCCCGCACCCTTACCGCCCACCCGCAGGCCGCTCCCGGTGACGGCCGTCCAGAACTTCGCGGCGCCGTCGGAACGCCAGCCGTCGGCGGACCTGCCGCACTTCTTCGACTACTGCCCGTGGCGGTTCCGGGCCTGGGCCACCGACGCCGAGCGGGCCGCGCAGGCCGCGCACCAGGCGACCCTGACCGGCAGCGGCGCCGCCCGCATCGGCCCGGACTGTTTCGTGTCGCCGCTGGCCGGGGTATACCCGCGCGCGCTGGTGCTGGGCGCGCGGTCGTACGTCGCCGCGTACGCCTACGTGACCGACGAGGTCACGACCGGCGACGACTGCACCCTGAACCCCTACGCGGTCGTGCGCGGCCGGGTCCGCATGGGCAGCGGCGTGCGGATCGGCGCGCACGCCTCGATCATCGGGTTCAACCACGGGTTCGCGGACCCGCACACCCCGGTGTTCCAGCAGGCCGAAACGGTGCGCGGCATCGAGATCGGGGACGACGTGTGGATCGGTTCGAGCGTCACGATCCTCGACGGCGTGCGGGTCGGCAGTCACACCATCCTCGCGGCGGGCGCCGTCGTCACGCGTGACGTGCCGGACTACGCCGTGGTGGGCGGCAGCCCGGCCCGCATCCTGAAGAGTCGCCTGGGTGAACCCGCCCCCGCCAGCCCGCCCGCCAGCGCCCCCGCCCGCGCGGCCCCCTCCGCCGCGCCGGACCCGCACGACCTGAACGCCCTGCTCTCGGCGTTCGGGTCGCGCGTGGCCGCCCAGTGGCCGGACGTGCTGCGCACCTGCGCTAACACCGACCCCCACGCGGGCGCCCCCACCTACCTCCCGCAGCCCGGACAGACCCCCTCCGTGCGCGCCACCTGCGACGCCATCGAGATCGCCGCCATGTTCGGCGCCCTGCCGGAACTGCGCAGCCGCGAGGAGTTCGCCGCGCAACTCCACTCGTACCAGGACCCGCACACCGGCCTGTACCCGGACCCCTGGCACCCACCGGCCGCCGGGGACAACCCCTGGCACCTGACCGACCACCTCTCCCGCTACCACCTGCTGGCCGTCGGCTACGCCCTGGAACTGCTGGGCGAGGCGCCGCGCTATCCTGTCCACGCGGTCGCCCGGCTGGACGCCGCTGCCCTGACCGGCCTGCTGGAGGGCCTGCCCTGGACCGAACGGGCCTGGAGTGCCGGCGACTGGATCGACGGGTACGGCACCGGCCTGTACCTGAACGCCCGCAACTTTGCCGGTCACGCCGCGCCGGGCGCCGCCGAGGCGCTGCACGGCTGGCTCCTGTCACGCGCCGATCCGGCCAGCGGCCTGTGGGGCACTCCGGGCGCGCAGGACGGCTGGCTGCAACCCGTCAACGGCTTCTACCGCCTGACGCGCGGCACCTTCGCGCAGTTCGGACTGCCCGTCCCGTACCCGGACGCCGCGACCGACACGCTGCTGCGCCACGCCCGCGACACCCGCTTCTTCAGCGACGCGCGCGGCAACGCCTGCAACGTCCTGGACGTCATTCACCCGCTGTGGCTGTGCGGTCGCCAGACCACCCACCGCGCCGACGACGTGCAGGCCTGGGCGCAGGCGCAGCTGCGGCGCATCCTGCCCCGCTGGGTGGACGGACGCGGCTTCGCCTTCGAACTGCCCGCCCAGCCCGGCGCTGCCCCCGCCTCGCAGCCGGGCCTGCAGGGCACCGAGATGTGGCTGTCCACCGCATACCTGCTGGCCGAGGTGCTGGGCCGCAGCGAGCACCTCGGCTACCGCCCACGCGGCGTGCACCGCCTGGAACCCGCCCTGACCTTCCCGCGCGCCGGGACCAGCCCCACCCGCCTGCCCGTCACCTCTCCCGGCGCCTGACCCCCCGACCAGGGCGCGCCGCGCCTGCTACGGTGGGCGGCATGCGCGCCCTGGTGTACGAAGCGTTCGGAACCCGCCCCGCCGTTCAGACGGTCCCCGACCCGGACCCCACGCCCGGCGGCGTGGTCGTCGAGGTCGGCGCCAGCGGCGTGTGCCGCAGCGACTGGCACGGCTGGATGGGACACGACCCGGACATCCGGCTCCCGCACGTGCCGGGCCACGAACTGGCCGGGACGATCGTGGCGGTCGGCGCGCAGGTCACGGCCTTCCGGGTCGGGGAGCGGGTCACGGTGCCGTTCGTGGCCGGCTGCGGCCGCTGCGGCCCCTGCCGCGCCGGGGATCAGCAGGTCTGCCACGCGCAGTTCCAGCCGGGCTTCACGCACTGGGGGTCGTTCGCGCAGTTCGTGGCGCTCGAACACGCCGACCAGAACCTCGTGCGGCTGCCCGGCAGCATGGACTTCGCCACGGCCGCCAGCCTGGGCTGCCGCTTCTCGACGGCGTTCCGGGCCGTCTCGCAGCAGGGCCGCGTGCAGGGCGGCGAGTGGGTGGCCGTGCACGGCTGCGGCGGCGTGGGCCTGTCCGCCATTCAGATCGCGCGCAGCCTGGGCGCCCGCGTGATCGCCGTGGACATCGACGACACGAAACTGGCGCTGGCCGCGCAACTCGGCGCGGAACACACCCTGAACGCCACCCGCACCCCGGACGTTCCGGCCGCCATCACCGACCTGAGCGGCGGCGGCGCTCACCTGTCCCTGGACGCCCTGGGCCACCCGCAGACCCTCGTGAACTCGGTGCTGTGCCTGCGCACCCGTGGACGGCACGTGCAGGTGGGCCTGCTGCTGGCCGAGCACTCCCGCCCGGCCGTCCCGATGGACCGCGTGATCGGCCGGGAACTGCAACTGCTCGGCAGTCACGGCATGGCCGCGCACACGTACCCGCAGATGCTCGGCATGATCGAACGCGGCCTGCTGAACCCGGCCGCGCTGATCGGCCAGCGCATCGACCTGGACGGCGCGGCCGACGCCCTGACCGGCATGAACGCCTTCACGGGCACCGGCGTGACCGTCATTGACCGCTTCTGATCAACGGCGGGTCGCCCGCCGGTCAGCGGACGCGCAGACTGGCCGCGCAGACCAGGCGCGCAGACCGGGCGCAGGCGACAGACTCCGGCGCGCGCGCCTGCCATCATGGCCGTATTCAGCAAGGAGGATCACCGCAATGCAGCAACTCACTCCCGGGGAACGCGTGGACATCCGGCACCTGTTCGGCCCGGCCGGACTGGACACGCTGGACCTGCACCTGAGCCGCGCGCCCGACGGTCTGCGCCTGTGGGTCACGGCCACTCAGGACAGCGGCGCGGCGGGCCAGCCTGGCCCTGGCCCCAGCTCCACCAACCCCACCAACCCCAGCTCCGTCAGCCCCAGCTCAGTCAGCCCCGGCCCCGATCTGGCCGCCCCGCGCGGCAGTGACGCCCGCATCCGGCTGGGGTACGCCCTGCCGGCCGGGATCACGCACCTGACCGTGGGCTGCTCGTGGCGCGGCCCGCACGCCTGGAACGGCACCCTGAGCCTCGCGGGCGGCGGCACCCTGCACGCCAGCGTGGACCTGGGCGCCCCCGCCGTGCCCGGCGCGCCCGACCTGCCGCGTTCGATGCTGCTGGTCGAACTGTACCTGCATGAACGCCGCTGGCGACTGCGCGTGCGTGGCGAGGAGACGCGCGGCGGCCCGGCCGGAGCGGCGCGGCTGCTGGGCGTCCCGGAAGCGCAGCTGCGCCCCGACCCGCTGCCGACGCCCCCCGCACCAGCCCCCGCTGCGCCTCCACCGGTTGCGCCTCCACCTGCTGCCCCGCCGCCCGCTGCCCCGGCCCGGCCCGTCGTCCGTCCAGCTGTCCGCCCGGCTGCGCCCGTGCCTCCTGCCCCGCCTGTCACCGCCCCGCCCCCTGTCACTGCCCCGCCGCCTCCCGCCGCCCCGCCCTCACCCGCGCCCCCCACCCCGGACGCGAACGACTCGGTGCTGGGCCGCTTCCAGAAGGCGTGGCACGCGCTGCTGGGCCTCCCGGCCGACCCCGCCCCCGGCGCCACGCAGGCCGCGCCGGACACCCGCCGGACACGCCCGGACGCGCAGGCGGGCGCCGTCACGCGCCGCACCCTCCAGGACCTGAAACGCCGCCTGGACCTGACCGCACAGGACCTGAAACCCGGCGTGGACGGACTGGACGCGAACGCAGCGCGCCTGCGCGTCCGGCACGCGCAACTGCTCGAAACGCACGGCCGCATCGAACGGGAAGCCCGTGACCTCGAAGACCAGCGGGGCAGACTGCGCGCCCTGAACCTGCTGGACGCCCAGGAAACCGAACTGCGCGCCGTCGAGAACGAGATCGAACGCGCCGTACAGGCCCTCCAGACCGCGACCGACGACCTGGCGACCGAACTGGTCAGCGGTCGCCTCCTCGACAGCCGCGCCCGCCTCGGCGCGGAGGACCGCTACCTGCGCGGCCTAGGCACGCAGGGCGACCGCTCACTCGGCGACCTGACAGGCCGCCCCGCAAGCCCGACCCCGGCAACCCCGCCCCCCCCGACGCTCACGAGCCCGACGGCCGCCCCCTCAACGCCCACGCCGGACGGATCACGCCCCGCCCCGCGCGTGACGCTCACCCCACCCGGCAACCCTCCCCCCGGCAGGCCCGACCCGACCCCGAACACCCCGCCGGGCAAGGACGACGCACCCGGTGAGAATGACGGTGGACTGGTCATCCCATGGCTGAACCGCCGCTGACGGCCCCGCGCCGGGCGTGGCCGTGAAGACCGACATCGTGATCATCGGGGCCGGGCAGGCCGGACTGCCGGCGGCGTACCACCTGCGGCAGCGTGGCCTGCCGCCATGCCGGGGATTCGTGCTGCTGGACCGTTCGCCCGGACCGGGCAGCGCGTGGCAGTTTCGCTGGCCAACCCTGACACTCAGCACCGCAAAGGGCCGGCAGGTCATACGGACTCCGAATTGGGTGGCTTGCAAAAGCCGCTGGGTCCGAGCAGACGCGAGTAGGAGCAAAACGTCCCTCCGGGCGTGGAGTTGGCAACCCGGTACCCTGCCGGATTGTCAGCGAAACAGACGGAATCCCGGTCAGGTGCCGGGCGTGCAGGCGGCCTTCCCGGCGGCGGTGCTCATGTAGCGGGCGTCGGGTTGGATGCCCACGCGGGTCAGTTCGAGACGGTCGGCGTCCCAGCAGGCGCCGATGGTGGGGTCGGCGCTGAGCTCGCCGAGTTCGTGGCGGGCGCAGGCGCGGGCAAGCAGGTCCACCTGCGCGTCCGACAGTGGCAGGCGTGTCCGCCACGCCCGGACGAGTGTGGCGGCCCGTTCGCCGTGCCCGGTGTCGTACCACTCGTCGTGCCGTTCGGCGTCATGGAACCACGCGAAGTACCGCGCGACGCTCACGTCACCGCCCGACGCGGCGGCCAGGCGCTCGGCGTGTGCCTGCACCCGCTCCCAGTGGGCGGGACCGTGAATGGAGTGCCTGCCCAGCCGGAAGTGGAGGATCAGGTCGGCGCGCAGGTCATGGGGGACGGCAGTGGCGGGGGAGGCAGTCATGCCCAGCAGGATAGGAGACCCGCCCGGCGTGCGGGACGGCAGGTGCCGGATTCAGGCCTGCGGGTCGGGCTGCGTGGGGCGCAGGGTCAGGTGCACGCCGTCCACCGTGAACTGCATGCCCTGCGGGGTACTGCGGAAGCCCAGGAACGATCCGGCGGGGAATTCCAGGTTCATCACGCCGTGCCGGTCGAACAGCGTTCCGGCGTCGCGGGAGAACGCGGCGACGTCCGAGTCGTTCCGTTGCGTTCCCTCGGGCAGCAGGTGCGGGTCGCTGACGTTCAGGGCGGCGGCGGCCGCGCGGTGATCTCCCGGTCCCAGGAACGTGAACGCGAGGTCCTGCGTCACGAACACGTCGTGCTCGGTCAGGCCCAGTAGCCCCGCCGTGCCGGACGGGCCATCGCCGCTGGTGTGCGGGCGCGGCGCGATGGAACTCACGCCGCGCCGCACCATCAGCTGCGTCAGGTCCCGGGTGAAGTCGTGCGTGGCGGCCTGCGGGCGTGCGGGAGAGGTCATGCCCCCAGGGTAATGCCCGGCGGCCCGCTCGGCGAACGGGCCGCCGGGCATTAAGGTGTCGGGCCGTCATGACGTTGTGTGACCCGGCGTTCATACTGGGGGCGTGACGTCCTTCCCTGCACTGGCCGAGCAGGCCTGGTCCCTGCGCTTCACCGACCCCGGTGAGGCCTCCGCGCTGGCGGGGCAACTGACAGGCGCAGACGCGGCGCAGCGGGCGCAGGCGCAGGTCGTGCAGGGGTTCCTGCTGTGGCGCGCCGGGGACCTGCTGCGGTCCCTGGAGCAGGTCACGCAGGCCGAGGCGACCCTGCGCGACCTGAACGACGAACGCTGGCTGGCCCGCGCCCTGAGCATGCAGGCCGTGCTGCTCGGCGACGTGGGCGAGGGCGAACGCGCCCTGCGGATCCTGCAGGAGGAACTGGAACTCGTGCGCCGCATCGGCGACACCGAGATGGAAGCGTCCGCCAACAACGATTTCGGCGTGCAGATCGCCTGGGACGACCCGGAACGCGCCCTGCAGTACTACCAGCGGGCCTACGACCTGCTGGACCGCGCGGACCCGCCCTGCCCGTCCATTCAGGGCATCGCGGCGCTGAACATGGCCGAGGTGTACCTGCAACGGCAGCAACTGGAACTCGGGGACGCCCTGACCGAACGCGGCGGGCAACTGCTACACCAGGCGCAGGCATGGTCGTTCTGGCCGTTCTACGTGAGCCTGCGCGCCACCTGCCTGACCCGCGAGGGCCGCTTCGACGAGGCCCGCACCCTGATCCGCGAGGCGTTCACGCGCCTCGGCGATCACCAGTCTGCCGCCGGGCAACCCGGCCCGGACCCGATCGAGTCCGTGCAGATGCTACGCACCACCGCCGCCCGCACCGAGTACGACAGCGGCCACCCGGACCGCGCCCTGGCGTGGCTGCGCGACATGGAA
The Deinococcus seoulensis genome window above contains:
- the kduD gene encoding 2-dehydro-3-deoxy-D-gluconate 5-dehydrogenase KduD: MNAPDPQAGRRSPFDLSGRVALVTGGSVGIGAAIAAGLARAGADVAVVTHSRQDPATQAAIEAAGARYAAFQADLAALDGPGMNDLIARVEATLGPVDILVNNAGIIRREAAEQYSDEDWAAVTELNLNAVWRLSRAAAHGMLTRGHGRIVNIASLLSFQGGIRVPAYTASKHAVAGLTKALANEWGARGVTVNAIAPGYIATANTDALRADPERNRSILERIPAGRWGEAQDIAGAAVFLASGAATYVNGHVLVVDGGWLAR
- a CDS encoding bifunctional 4-hydroxy-2-oxoglutarate aldolase/2-dehydro-3-deoxy-phosphogluconate aldolase, translated to MPAETRTRDLLAQVSRAGVVGVLRAPHADAAVQATLAATRAGLQVTELTFTTPGVTDALHALSRALPAGTLLGAGTVMNAAQATAAIEAGAAFLVSPHLGEDVLRVALEAGVPYLPGVLTPTEIVRALTLGAPAVKLFPAGSAGGAAYLRDLLGPLPQLQVMVTGGVRPDEVEAYRHAGALAVGLGSNLYPKAALTQGDWLAVEDATRAALIQAGAA
- a CDS encoding sugar kinase — translated: MTPGTLSPTDFSPAAFSPAGSRPTDLLGIGECMVEFHAARPLGEAAHLTRAYGGDVLNALISAARLGSRAAFLSRVGNDPFGPPLRRAWAAEGIDVTHAPLVPGENGVYFISLQPGGEREFTYRRAGSAASLLTPDDVTPQAVQGSRAVLLSGITQALSASAQAATLRAARLAREAGTLVAFDPNHRPRLWEARAGHAAHQAARDAWTELLPFVDLLLPSWPADTLFLDPQDAATPERSAAAFAALGPAVALKAGGDGAFLHARSGAAHVPAQANVTVIDTTGAGDAWNGAFLHALLRGDPPAQAAGLAHRVAAHSLQFRGAVPPRPERPITERPITEGPITERPITDQSSPDPDSPAPISPALNSPAPTTPDPTTPSRPEMPA
- a CDS encoding cupin domain-containing protein, with product MTDTAPTDRPPADHPAAPAPLLRLGDDWSPAEPGVTRRLVARGTSLMAMQVRFESGAAGARHAHPHEQLTLVLSGRFRFVLGDTPHEISAGQSLAIPGGTEHEALALEAGELLDMFSPVREDLVGP
- a CDS encoding acyltransferase, producing the protein MTAVQNFAAPSERQPSADLPHFFDYCPWRFRAWATDAERAAQAAHQATLTGSGAARIGPDCFVSPLAGVYPRALVLGARSYVAAYAYVTDEVTTGDDCTLNPYAVVRGRVRMGSGVRIGAHASIIGFNHGFADPHTPVFQQAETVRGIEIGDDVWIGSSVTILDGVRVGSHTILAAGAVVTRDVPDYAVVGGSPARILKSRLGEPAPASPPASAPARAAPSAAPDPHDLNALLSAFGSRVAAQWPDVLRTCANTDPHAGAPTYLPQPGQTPSVRATCDAIEIAAMFGALPELRSREEFAAQLHSYQDPHTGLYPDPWHPPAAGDNPWHLTDHLSRYHLLAVGYALELLGEAPRYPVHAVARLDAAALTGLLEGLPWTERAWSAGDWIDGYGTGLYLNARNFAGHAAPGAAEALHGWLLSRADPASGLWGTPGAQDGWLQPVNGFYRLTRGTFAQFGLPVPYPDAATDTLLRHARDTRFFSDARGNACNVLDVIHPLWLCGRQTTHRADDVQAWAQAQLRRILPRWVDGRGFAFELPAQPGAAPASQPGLQGTEMWLSTAYLLAEVLGRSEHLGYRPRGVHRLEPALTFPRAGTSPTRLPVTSPGA
- a CDS encoding zinc-dependent alcohol dehydrogenase family protein, with amino-acid sequence MRALVYEAFGTRPAVQTVPDPDPTPGGVVVEVGASGVCRSDWHGWMGHDPDIRLPHVPGHELAGTIVAVGAQVTAFRVGERVTVPFVAGCGRCGPCRAGDQQVCHAQFQPGFTHWGSFAQFVALEHADQNLVRLPGSMDFATAASLGCRFSTAFRAVSQQGRVQGGEWVAVHGCGGVGLSAIQIARSLGARVIAVDIDDTKLALAAQLGAEHTLNATRTPDVPAAITDLSGGGAHLSLDALGHPQTLVNSVLCLRTRGRHVQVGLLLAEHSRPAVPMDRVIGRELQLLGSHGMAAHTYPQMLGMIERGLLNPAALIGQRIDLDGAADALTGMNAFTGTGVTVIDRF